GAAGATGTATACGAAACTGGCACTCCTGATCGATGGTGAGTGGATCGAGGAAACCAATGCTGGAAGCGAGACCGTTCTCAACCCGGCGACGGAGCAGCCTCTTGGTAAGCTGCCGCACGCCGGGACGGAAGAACTAGACCGCGCACTCACGGCGGCAAACCGGGCCTTCGCAGGCTGGAGGCGCACCTCGCCTTATGAGCGGGGGCAGATCTTGCGCCGCGCGGCCGGCCTGATGCGAGAGCGTTTAGACCATATCGCCACTGTGCTGACCTTGGAGGAAGGTAAGACCCTCGCGGAAGCGAGGGGTGAGATCACCGCCGCGGCAGAGTTTTTTGACTGGTTCGCGGAAGAGGGGCGGCGCAGCTATGGGCGAGTGATCCCGGCGCGCCTGCCCGATATGCGCCAGACGGTCACGCAGGAGCCGGTCGGCCCGGTCGCTTGCTTCACGCCCTGGAACTTCCCGGCAGTAACGCCCGCGCGCAAAATCGCCCCCGCTCTTGCCGCCGGATGCACTTGCATCATCAAGCCAGCTGAGGAAACGCCGGGTACCACGCTGGAGATCGCGCGGGCGCTCACCGACGCAGGGCTCCCCAAAGGCGTGCTGAACGTGGTTTTCGGCATCCCGGCAAAAGTCTCCGAATATCTCCTGCGTTCCCCCATCATCCGCAAAATCTCGTTCACGGGATCAACACCCGTGGGACGTCACCTCGCTCGGCTTGCAGGAGAGACCCTGACCCTCGCCACAATGGAGCTGGGCGGCCATGCACCGGTGATCGTCGCGAAAGACGCCGACGTACAGCGCGCGGCGGAACTCTCCATGACCATCAAGCTGCGCAACACTGGCCAGGTTTGCACTTCGCCGACACGATTTTTCGTGGAACAGCCGGTCTACGAAGAGTACCTCGAACACGCTCGTGCCTTCGTGGAGAAGCAGGTTGTCGGTGATGGCCTGCAGGCGGGCACCACAGTGGGGCCCGTCGCCAACACGCGCCGTGTCGCTGCCATGGACGACCTGATCTCCGACGCCTTGTCCCACTCGGCGCGCCTTGTGGTCGGAGGTGAACGACTGAAGGGGACGGGTCTGATGTATCGACCCACCATCCTGGCGGATATGCCGGACCGGGCGCGGGCTATGAGAGAAGAGCCGTTCGGCCCGCTTGCGCTGGTACAACCTGTTGATGACCTAGAACAGGCCATCGCACGGGCGAATGCATTGCCCTACGGTCTGGCCGGATATGCCTTCACCCGCTGCGCCGCGACTGCCAATCGCATAGCGGAGGAGATGGAGGTCGGCGTCATCGGCATCAACCAGATGGTGGTGACGATACCCGAGACGCCATTCGGCGGAATCGGCGACAGTGGCTGGGGCCGCGAGGGCGGCATCGAGGGTCTGGAGTCCTACACTGTCAGAAAATATGTCGGCCATCTTCATGTCTAGCATCCGATGGGACCGAAAGGAAAAGGAGCGCGAGACGTGAGCTTGGACGGGCCACTTTCCGCCTGGCGACCTCGGCAGCTCGCTTCCGAGGGACCGCGCTATCTAGCCTTGGTCAATGCTCTTGAGCAGGACATCGCCGATGGCCGGCTATCGGACGGCGATCGTCTGCCGCCGCACCGTGACCTGGCACGTGAGCTTAGTCTCTCCGTCGGGACTGTGAGCAAAGCCTATCAGGAGGCCGAACAACGCGGTATCGTCAGCGGTCATGTCGGGCAGGGTACGTTCGTCCGGCGCCGTTCCGCCGCCCGAGCCGAGCCGCCACCTAGAGATGAGCCGATCAATTTGGCCTTGAACGTACCCGTCGAGGGCGGCGAGACCCAGATCCTCTCACAGACGTTCAGTGAGGTGGTGCGCGAGGCTGATCTTGCACCGTTGCTCCGCTACCATCCCCATGGGGGCATTTGGCAGCATCGCGAAATCATCGCTGCTTCGATGTCGGATAGCAAGCTGACCGTCAACCCGACTCAGCTGTTCCTGTGCAACGGCGCTCAGCACGCGATCGACATTGCCCTTCGCTTGGTAGCAAAGCCGGGCGACAATATCCTGGTCGATACCTTCACCTATTCCGGCTTCAAAGCGATCGCGGCGGCCAGCCACCTCAACTTGATACCAGTCGAGATGGACGACGAGGGCATCAAGCCGGAGGCGCTAAAAGAGGCCTGTCGCACGTCCGGGGCGCGGGTGCTCTACTGCATGCCGACGTTACAGAGCCCCACGGCTCGTACGATGAGTCTCGCCCGCCGGCGGCGCATCGCCGAAGTGGCCGAAGAGCTCGATCTCGCCGTGATAGAGGATGATGTTTACGGCTTTTTCTTCACCGAGCGTCCGGTGCCGATCGCCTCCTTGGCACCGAGCCGCACCTTCTACATCACCTCGTACTCCAAGTGCCTTGCTCCCGCCTTCCGGCTCGGAACATTGACGGTCCCGACCGACCACATTTCTCAAACCGAGCTCCTTATGCACGCCTCCGCCTGGTTCGTAGCTCCGATGCTGAGCGAGGTGGTGGTGCGGCTGATCGAGAGCGGCAAGCTTGAACATCTTCTGCGTGAGCGGCGCCTGCAGGCGCTTGAGCGTTACCGGGTGTTCCTGGACGTTTTTCCAAAAGCCGCAAAGCTTCAGTGCCCGGCGTTCTATGCATGGTTGCCATTGCCGCGGGAGTGGTCCGCAGATCAATTTGCCGCCGCGGCCCGCGGCCGCGGCATACTCGTAACCCCACGCATCGCATTCGCGGTTAATGACGGCGACCCCGGCGCAACCCGCATCTGCCTTGGCGCACCAAAAGATGTTGTCGCACTCTCCGATGCGCTACAGACTTTGCGCGAAATCCTCGTCCGGCACCCAGTAAACGTCGTTTCTGTCGCCTGACGTTGCGACCGGCGAGCGGGAGACTTTTACGCCACGCAATCCGTCGCGGAACTATACTGTCGATCAATCGCAAGAAACCGTGCTTGCTCCCGCAACCTGAACTTACTAGCCCTTGGCGAACGACCGCCCATTTCTGCCGACTCTCCAACACTCGGTCCTTGGGATTGCGTCGGTTGACGCGGTCGGCCGCCCTTCGCGTAGAACCGGCCCTTATTATCGGTCGCGTCGATTTAGAATGAAATAGTTGGCCAGCCCGATCGTTAATAGCAAGAAGGCCGACACGACTGTACGAATCAGGATGGAGTCGATCTCGGACTTGAACACGGCGTTGTTGGCTTCAGCACCTGTTGAGAAATCGACATAGGACCCGGCGGCGAGGAGGAAAATGGCCAAAAGACTGGAGAGGAGAAACAACGCGGTCTTCATGTCAGCTTGCTGTTCGCGAGTCTGGATGTGGGTGCGGAAACAGTCTCAGGCAATCGCCTTGACTGCGCTGGAGTAGACGCTGGCCGGCCGCGCGAGTCCGTAGTGCTCGCGCAAGGTCGTGCCGGTGTAGTCCTCGCGGAACAGGCCGCGCTTGCGCAGGATCGGGATGACCTGCTCGGCGAAGGTATCGAAGCCGCCGGACAGCCATGGCGGCATAACATTGAAGCCATCGGCCGCGCCGCCCTCGAACCAGGTCTGGATGTTGTCCGCGATCTTCTCCGGCGTGCCGGCAATGACCCAGTGGCCGCGCGCGCCGGCGAGGCGCTGCACCAGCTGGCGAATGGTCGGCTTCTCGCGGTCGACGATATCGACCACGAGCTTGAAGCGGCTTGCGACTCCGCGCGCGCTCGCTGTGTCGATGAGATCCCGGGGAACCGGGCCATCGAGATCGTAGCCGGTGAGGTCGAGGCCGATCATCTGACGCAGCTGCGTCAGGGAGAATTCGGGCTGGATCAGCTCGTTGAATTCGTTCTGAAGTCGATCGGCTTCAGCCTGCGTGCTGCCGATGAAGGGGCTGATGCCGGGCAGGATCTTGATCTCGTCGGGACTGCGATCGAAGGTGCGGGCCTGGCGCTTGATGTCGGCATAGAACGCCGTCGCGGACTCCAGTGTCTGATGCGCCGTGAAAATTGCCTCCGCGAACCGGGCGGCGAACGCGCGGCCGTCGTCGGAAGAGCCGGCCTGTACGTAGACCGGCCGTCCCTGCGGCGCCCGCGAGATGTTCAGCGGGCCACGAACGCGAAAATGCTTGCCGATATGGTCGAGCGTGTGGATCTTGCTGGTGTCGGCGAAGATGCCAGAAGCCGGATCGTTGACGAGCGCGTCATCCTCCCAGCTATCCCACAGCCGGGAGATCACGTCGAGATATTCGCGGGCGCGCTCATAGCGCTCGTGGTGAGGCGGATGTTCAGGCAACCCAAAGTTCTGTGCGGCCTGCTGCGCACCGGTGGTGACGATGTTCCAGCCGGCGCGACCCCGGCTGAGATGGTCGAGAGACGCAAACAGCCGTGCCAGATTGTACGGCTCGGTATAGGTCGTTGACGCCGTCGCGATCAGCCCGATACGGCTCGTGACGGCGGCAATCGCTGCGAGCCAGGTGATTGGTTCGAAACGAAGGCGCTGGGCGTACCGAACGTTGTCGGCCAGCGCCGGCCCGTCGGCAAAGAAGATGGCGTCGAATTTGCTCGCTTCGGCCCGTTGCGCCAGCTCCTGATAATGGGTGATGTCGAGGATGCGGTCCGGTTCAGATCCCTTATAGCGCCACGCGGCTTCGTGATGGCCGCCCGGATAGATGAAGAGATTGAGAACAAGCTGGCGTTGGTTGCTCATGGTTCGTTTGTCCCGATGCGATGGCCAATGGTGAGACTTGAACGATTAAAGACCCGGAGAGGAATCCCGTGGCTCCGGCTTTCGAGCGAACGCGAAGCGCAGATATCGCTCCAGGCGGAGGCCCTCCGGGGTGCGCTTCGCCTCGACCAAGCCAGCAAAGGCGCGCTCGATCGCTTCCCGTTCCGCTGTGGAAAAGCCGCCGAGGAAGTTACCGAATGCGCTAGCCTCGGACCATCCGAGCGCCGAACTCACGTCGTCATGCAAATCGACCAGTGAACGCAGGTCGCTTCGGTAATCGACGAGACCGGCCTCAACGAAGAGCATTTTGAGCTCGTCGTCAGTGGCTCCGAGCACCCGGTGCGCTTCACTACTCCTCTCGGCGAACCCAGCCTGTTCGATCGCCTGCCGAAGCAAGGTGCGGGACTCGTGAGGTTTGGTCGGGTCCTGAACGTTCAACCCGATCCGGCCGCCCGGCTTGAGAACGCGGTGAATTTCGTGCAGGGCTCGCCGCTTGTCCGCGATCCAATGGAACACGCTGTTGAGATAGACGGCGTCGAAGTCCGCAGGTTCAAAGCGCGAAAGGTCTTCGGCGCGGCCGACCGCGAATGCCAGCGTCTTCGACGCGCGGAGACGCGCGATGGCAATACGGTTCTCGAGAGGATCGATGCCGGTCACACGGCCGTCAGGGCCGACAAGTTCTGCGACGAATTCGGTAAGGCGGCCCGTACCGGCACCGATATCGAGCACGTGATTCCCGGCCTTCAATGCGAGCGGGCCGACGAGGAATTTACCGTGATGAAACTGGAGGATGCCGGCCTGCTCATAGGTCCGAGCAAGCTCGGGTGTGTCTCGTTCAAGGCTGATGACGCCGGGGATCGACATCGTGCTTCTCAAATCTCCAACGGGCCGACGAGACGGCTTGATTGGACGAAGTTTATGTTGTCGGAACGAGGAATGTCGATGAAATTGATTTGCGTTGTTCGGTGTGATGCGAGCATGAATCTAGCGGCGCGCATCCCTGGAAGAGATGATGTTGCAAACTGATCGTGCCAATTGGATGCCCGCGCATGCCGAGCGTCTCGCCCCGGTCTCTGGCTCGCTCCACGACGCTACGCAAATCTTTCAACACGCCGTAGCCCGGCGATGGGTTCGTTGTGCGGGTTGAAAAACAAAGCCGATTCCATTTCATTGACTGAGTATCGTTCGCTTCTACGATTTGACCGCATTTGATGCTGAAAAATCGAGGTGCGAATATGTTTCAGTCCCGATGTCGACACTGCGGCGCGCGAGACCTTGCGCCTGATTGGACCCGATCCGCAGAACTGGATCCCTGACCGTCAGGGGATCGATCACAACGTCGCCATCATCGGCGGCGGGCAATCCGGAAGCGCGTTCGCCTTTGCGTTGCGTCGTGCCGGCATCGGCAAGGTCACCCTGATCGATGCCGCCGGCGACGCTGCTTCGTCCGGCCCCTGGTTGAGCAGCGCGCGCATGAACAAGCTGCGTACGCCGAAAGGGTTGCCTGGGCCCGAACCCGGTTTGACAGGGCTGAGTTTCCAGGCCTGGTATGAAGCCCGCCACGGCGCCGCCGCGTATGAAGCGATCGATCGCATTGCCCGGGTGGATTGGGCCGCCTACCTCGACTGGTATCGCAGCACGCTTCGCATCAACGTACGCTACCGGACGCGGCTTCTCCGTGTCGAGCCGGCCGCTGACCATCTGCGGCTTCATCTCGACCTGGCCGGCGAAGCGCGAACTGAAACGGCCCGCAAGATCATTCTTGCCAGTGGCTTCCCCAGTAACGGCGGTCCGTCCGTCCCCGACGTGCTCTCGCGCAATCTGCCAAAAGAGCTTTACGCTCATACGCTGGAAGCGATCGATTTCGAGAAGCTGCGCGACAGGTCAGTCGCGGTGTTGGGCAGCGCGGCCTCCGCATTCGACGCGGCGGCGGTGGCGCTCGAAGCCGGGGCGAGGGAGGTGCATCTCTTCGCGCGGCGCGACAGGCTTGCCTCGGAGCCGGTGATCAGGACGCGCGGCTATCCGGGAGCTTACGACAATTACGGATCGTTGCCGGATGCTCTTCGCTGGCACCAGGCCATCCGCTTCCGCCGTGCCGGATCCACGCCACCGCCTGATGCGGTCGCGCGCGCCGTCAAGTTCCCGAATTTCCACCTTCGTCTGGCGGCGCCGTGGACGTCGGCCAAGCCGTTCGGGCGGCGGCTGCTTGCGACCACGCCGCATGGCGATATCGCATTCGATTTCGTGATCGCCGGTACGGGTTATCGGGTCGATCTCGCAAAAACACCGGAGCTGGCAGCCTTCTCCGATAACATCCTGTTGTGGCGCGACCGCTTTTCGCCTTCTGCGGACGAGCAGGACGAGACCCTAGGCGCACATCCCTATCTCGGGTCGGGGCACGAATTCCTCGAGAAGGCACCCGGCCGCGCTCCTTATCTCCGTAACATCCACGTCTTCAACCCTGCGGCGTTCGTGAGCTTCGGCTTGCCAATTGGAGACGTCCCGAGCTTCAAGCGTGATATCCCGGCCGTCGTCGCGCAAATCAGCAGGGATCTCTTTCTGGACGATCTTGCCTCGCATGAGGCCCGCATCAATGCGCCGATCGCCGACGATTTCGAACCTGCACTTTATGCGCCTGCGGTGTGGCGCACGCAGAGCGTCGTCGCGGCTGAATAGCAGAAAGCGCAGATATCAATCGGATACGTCGTGCGGGTGCGTGCAACTATTTTCCACCTTCGTCCAACTTTGGAAGCTATTTCCGAAAGTCTTGAGTTAGCATCCTGTGACTGAGCGAGAGGCTGCATTGATGCCGTCTCTCGGGGAAGATCCCGCCGGACCCGATTGCCGCCAGAGCAGACGGCGATACTGCAAGAGGATCGATCACGACCATCAGCTGTGTATTTACTCCGCCATCGCATCAGCGATCGGCGAACGGCGGAGCCTTGTCCAAACGGGATCGCGATTTTGGGGAAAATGACATGACGGACGCAATCACCATCGACAACGTCATTCCGCGCGCGGATATCGTCAAGCGGTCGGCACGTATCGGCGCGGAGATCAGGAACATCAAGCTCTCGGGCGATCTCCGGGACCGGACGATCGCGGCGATCAACCAGGTTCTGCTCGAGCACAAGGTCGTCTTCTTCCGCGACCAGGACCATCTCGACGACGCGGGGCAGGAGAGTTTTGCCGTGAGGCTCGGCAAACTGGTTCCGCACCCGACGGTCGGCGCGACCAAGGGAACGGCGTCGATCCTGGAACTCGATTCCGGACGCGGCGGCGGCCGCGCCGACCAGTGGCACACCGATGTTACCTTCGTCGACGCCTATCCGAAGATCTCCGTGCTGCGCGGCGTCGTGATCCCCGAGTTCGGCGGCGATACGATCTGGTCAAACACCGCGGCATCCTATCTCGATCTGCCGGCGCCGCTGCGCAAGCTCGCGGACGAGCTCTGGGCGGTGCACAGCAACGCCTATGACTACGCCGTCAAGACCCGCGCGAGCGAGGCCGACAGGAAGCACTTCGAGGAGGTCTTCACCGGCACGATCTACGAGACCGAGCATCCCGTCGTTCGCGTCCATCCCGAGACCGGAGAACGGACGCTGGTGCTTGGCAATTTCGTCCAGCGCTTCGTCGGCCTGTCGAAATATGACAGCCAGAAGCTATTCGACCTGTTCCAGTCCCACATCACTGCGCCCGAGAATACGGTGCGCTGGAGCTGGCAGCAGGGTGATGTGGTGATCTGGGACAATCGCGCTACCCAGCACTACGCGGTCAACGATTACGGCGACCAGCACCGCGTCGTCCGGCGCGCCACCATCGACGGCGAAGTGCCGGTCAGCATCGACGGCCGCAACAGCGTCACCCGCGTCAAGTCGACCAAGCCACAGGCGAAGGCCGCCTGAAACGAGCGAGGAGTGAATACAATGGAAATCGCTATCTCTGCGTTGCGTCGCCTGGTTGCCGGTCTGCGTGCAAGAGGGTGGCAACTTGGCCTCGCCGCCCTCGGGCTGATAGGGCTCGTCGGCAGCGCCATGGCCGAGCCGCAGCTCGAAAGGACCGAGGTCCGCTATCAAGGCTGGGCCGGCCAAGTCACGTTTATCGAGCTGGCCGATGACCTCGGCTATCTCGCGCCGCTCAAGCTGAAATGGATCGGCAACACCATCAGCGGTCCGCAGGACATCCAGACGGTGGTGACCGGCGATATCGACATCGGCGGCGCGTTCTATGGCGCGATCATCAAGCTGATCGCGGCCAAGGCGCCGATCAAGGCGGTGGTCGGCTATTACGGCTCGGACGACAACACCTACAACGGCTATTACGTGAAGGATGACAGCCCGATCAAGACCGCGCGGGACCTGATCGGCAAGAAGGTCGCGGTCAACACGCTCGGAGCACATCTCGAATTCGTGCTGCGCGAATACTTGGCTCGTAACGGCCTTACGCCGGCGGATGCGAAGCAGGTGACGCTGGTCGCGATCCCGCCCGTCACCGGCGAGCAGGTGTTGCGGCAGGGACAGGTCGAGGTGGCCACGCTCAACGGCGTGTTGCGCGACAAGGCGCTCGAACGCGGCGGCATCCGCAGGCTGTTTGCCGATACCGACATCTTCGGAAACTTCACCGGCGGGTCCTACGTGCTGAGGGACAAGTTCATCAAGGACAATCCCAACACCTCGCGCAGGCTGGTCGAGGGCGTGTCGCGTGCCATCGCCTGGGCGCAGACGACGCCGCCGGAGGAAGTTCGCGCCCGTTTCGAGCGCATCATCGCCGATCGCAAGCGGAACGAGGACGCCACACCGATCAAGTACTGGAAGAGCACGGGTGTTGCGACCAAGGGCGGCGTGATCGGCGATGCCGAGCTGCAGGTGTGGGTCGACTGGCTGGTCAAGGATGGTCTCTTGAAGCCGGACCAGCTCAAGCCGTCTGATCTCTACACCAACGAGTTCAACTATTTCCGCCCCGGCAAGACCGCGGAGGCGAAATGACTACGACCAAGATCAGATTCGAGCATGTCCGGAAGGACTTCCTGGTCCGCGGCAAGGATGGCGGGCCGGCGCAACGCTTCACCGCGCTGGACGACATCACGCTGGATGTCCGGCCCGGCGAGTTCCTTGCGCTGGTCGGGCCGAGCGGCTGCGGCAAGTCGACCTTGCTGGACCTGCTCGGCGGCCTTTCGCTGCCGAGCAGCGGGCGGATCCTGCTCGACGGCAAGGCCATCAACGGGCCGGCGCGCGACCGCGGCATCGTGTTCCAGCAATACGCGCTGTTTCCTTGGCGGACGGCCGCGCAGAATGTTGAGTTCGGACTCGACATCGCCGGCCTGAAGGCCAGGGCACGGCGGGAGAAGGCGCTGCACTATCTCGATCTGGTCGGGCTGTCCGGCTTTGCCGACCGCTATCCGCACGAGCTCTCGGGCGGCATGAAGCAGCGCGTCGCGATCGCGCGAAGCCTGGCCTACGATCCCGGGGTGCTGCTGATGGACGAGCCGTTCGCGGCGCTCGACGCGCAGACGCGCGAGACGCTGCAAGGCGAGCTGTTGCGGATCTGGCGCAGCACCGGAAAGACCATCCTGTTCATCACGCATGGCATCGACGAAGCCGTCGTCCTCGGCCAGCGCGTGGCGGTGATGACTTCGCGTCCCGGCCGCATCAAGCAGATCGTCGATATTCCCGACGAACTGCATAGCGAAACCGAGGACGTCCGCTCGTTGCATCAGTTCGGGCGTGTGCGGCATGAGGTCTGGTCCTTGCTGCGCGACGAGGTGTTGAAGGCGCAAGGAGCTCAGGGCCCCGCAGCGGACGGCGAGGGCGTCGCAAAGCCGAAGGAATTGGCTCATGTCTAATCTGGAGGTGCTGACGCTGCTGGAGCTGGCCGAGGGAAGTCCGAAGGACCGAGCCGCACGACGCGCCGGCGCGCGTACCGCGGCGCCGGGCGACTTCGCGCGATGGTTCGGTGCCATCGGGCAGCGATCGCTGCTGCTGCTGCTGTTCCTGACCGTCTGGGAGACGGCGCCGCGGTTGGGTCTGATCGACGTGACGTTCCTGCCGCCGTTCTCCGAGGTGATCGCCGCGGGTTGGCAGCTCGCGCAGAGCGGTGAACTCTATGAGGACGTCGGCGCAAGCCTGCTGCGGGCGCTGAGCGGATTCCTGATTGCGGTCGTTCTGATGGTGCCGCTTGGCCTGCTCACGGGCTGGTACGCCCGGCTTGGCGATCTGCTGAACCAGACCATCGAGATCGCGCGCAACACGGCGCCGCTGGCGCTGCTGCCGGTGTTCATCCTTTTGCTCGGTATCGGCGAGCTCTCGAAGGTCACGATGGTGGTCTATAGCTGCGCCTGGCCGCTGCTGCTCAACACCATCGCGGCCGTGCGGCAGGTCGATCCGCTGCTGGTCAAGTCGGCGCGGACGATGGGCGCGACGCCAAGCCAATTGTTCCGCAAGGTGATCCTGCCGGCGTCGCTGCCAACCATCTTCGTCGGCATTCGGCTGGCAAGCGCTTCCGCGATGCTGGTGTTGGTCGCTTCCGAGATGGTCGGTGCCAAGTCCGGGCTCGGCTATCTCATCATCAACAGCCAGTACAGTTTCCTGATCCCGCAGATGTATTTCGGCATCCTCGGCATCACCGTGATCGGCCTCGTCTTCAACGCGATCCTCGAGGCGCTGGAACGTCGCTTGATGCGCTGGAAGGCGCCCGTAGCGGCCTAGCCCCGTTGTTGCGGGCCGTAGCCTGCGTCACGAAGCTGTTTGGCGGCGCATCTTCGGTCACCCAGACGTTGCCCCCAATCGTCGAGCCGCGGCCGATCGTGATCCGGACGAGGAGGGTCGCGCTCGCCCGATGAAGAGCGCGGCGCGATGGACCTGGTCGCACAGGCTGTCGAGCGCAATGCTGAGGCGGTTGAGGAGAACGACATGCAGACGCGCCCCGGTTCTGCCTAGGCACAAAAGTGCTACGTGCTCGCGAAACAGTGGGCTCGAGAACGAAGATGACCTTACGAGCTGCTCCATGACGACGTCGTGACGGCCGATCACCTCCCGCCGCAAAGCATCACGGGGGCGGCTTTCCACATTGTGTGTGCGCTGTCTGAGATGGACGTGACTGTGGCGAGCGAGCTTCGCCGAGCGCCCATTGCTCAAACGATGAGGGGCGACTCTTGGCTGCACTGCAACGCCGATGGCGCTGCACGATAAGGATGCGGAAAGGACAGGGTCGCGCTCCTATCGCTTGGGAAGGAGACCTGATATTTTATCGTCGTAACCCTTTGATCGAAATCTTTGAAGACGCTCCATATTTGATCGTACCCCGGTGGGGAGTTTTGTTCATGCAAAGCGATTTAAGGTGCGCCGGGCGTCACGCGGCGAGTGCCGTTGAGGTGGAAGAGCTCGCCGCCGAGCCTCTAGCAACCGGCAGGCCCGAAGCTGCAAACGATAACAACGAGGACGGCCCCTCGCTCCTCGTTCCATTTCCTGACGGTTGGTACGCAACTTGTTGAAACATGGTCCGAGATCGGGACCTAGCTTCCGAGTGCGCGTACTATCCGTTCGACCGTACGAAGCGGTGTCCCGCTCTTTTCTGACGTGTCCCTTGCGAAGCTGCCCGTACCGCCAATTTGGCGGATTGATCTGCGGTCGCCGCCCTTCTTCGTCTCGGATGCACCGCCTCATAAGCCGGCTTCCGCTTTCCGACCAGCTTCGCCAGTTGTGCCGCCCTCAGGTCGCGGCGGATCAGGTTCTCATTGATTTCAGCGAGCCAGACGATCCCGATTATAAAGACGGCAGAACGAAATTTCCCGAGAGCAGGAACACTATTCACAGGGGCGAGGTTTGTTCTTCATCAGAGGCTAGGCATCGCGGAGTTCTCTTCCATGGCTACCCAGATCGTAATGGACAGCACAGGCGACAGCAGACATTTTTTTGAGCGAGAGGACCCGAAGGGGCTCGCCGAGGCTGAGCGGCGCTTCAAGAAGTTCACCGCCCAGGGATTTACCGCTGCCACTCGGACGCCGGCCGG
This genomic window from Bradyrhizobium sp. 4 contains:
- a CDS encoding NAD-dependent succinate-semialdehyde dehydrogenase; this encodes MYTKLALLIDGEWIEETNAGSETVLNPATEQPLGKLPHAGTEELDRALTAANRAFAGWRRTSPYERGQILRRAAGLMRERLDHIATVLTLEEGKTLAEARGEITAAAEFFDWFAEEGRRSYGRVIPARLPDMRQTVTQEPVGPVACFTPWNFPAVTPARKIAPALAAGCTCIIKPAEETPGTTLEIARALTDAGLPKGVLNVVFGIPAKVSEYLLRSPIIRKISFTGSTPVGRHLARLAGETLTLATMELGGHAPVIVAKDADVQRAAELSMTIKLRNTGQVCTSPTRFFVEQPVYEEYLEHARAFVEKQVVGDGLQAGTTVGPVANTRRVAAMDDLISDALSHSARLVVGGERLKGTGLMYRPTILADMPDRARAMREEPFGPLALVQPVDDLEQAIARANALPYGLAGYAFTRCAATANRIAEEMEVGVIGINQMVVTIPETPFGGIGDSGWGREGGIEGLESYTVRKYVGHLHV
- a CDS encoding PLP-dependent aminotransferase family protein, whose protein sequence is MGPKGKGARDVSLDGPLSAWRPRQLASEGPRYLALVNALEQDIADGRLSDGDRLPPHRDLARELSLSVGTVSKAYQEAEQRGIVSGHVGQGTFVRRRSAARAEPPPRDEPINLALNVPVEGGETQILSQTFSEVVREADLAPLLRYHPHGGIWQHREIIAASMSDSKLTVNPTQLFLCNGAQHAIDIALRLVAKPGDNILVDTFTYSGFKAIAAASHLNLIPVEMDDEGIKPEALKEACRTSGARVLYCMPTLQSPTARTMSLARRRRIAEVAEELDLAVIEDDVYGFFFTERPVPIASLAPSRTFYITSYSKCLAPAFRLGTLTVPTDHISQTELLMHASAWFVAPMLSEVVVRLIESGKLEHLLRERRLQALERYRVFLDVFPKAAKLQCPAFYAWLPLPREWSADQFAAAARGRGILVTPRIAFAVNDGDPGATRICLGAPKDVVALSDALQTLREILVRHPVNVVSVA
- a CDS encoding LLM class flavin-dependent oxidoreductase, whose protein sequence is MSNQRQLVLNLFIYPGGHHEAAWRYKGSEPDRILDITHYQELAQRAEASKFDAIFFADGPALADNVRYAQRLRFEPITWLAAIAAVTSRIGLIATASTTYTEPYNLARLFASLDHLSRGRAGWNIVTTGAQQAAQNFGLPEHPPHHERYERAREYLDVISRLWDSWEDDALVNDPASGIFADTSKIHTLDHIGKHFRVRGPLNISRAPQGRPVYVQAGSSDDGRAFAARFAEAIFTAHQTLESATAFYADIKRQARTFDRSPDEIKILPGISPFIGSTQAEADRLQNEFNELIQPEFSLTQLRQMIGLDLTGYDLDGPVPRDLIDTASARGVASRFKLVVDIVDREKPTIRQLVQRLAGARGHWVIAGTPEKIADNIQTWFEGGAADGFNVMPPWLSGGFDTFAEQVIPILRKRGLFREDYTGTTLREHYGLARPASVYSSAVKAIA
- a CDS encoding class I SAM-dependent methyltransferase, whose product is MSIPGVISLERDTPELARTYEQAGILQFHHGKFLVGPLALKAGNHVLDIGAGTGRLTEFVAELVGPDGRVTGIDPLENRIAIARLRASKTLAFAVGRAEDLSRFEPADFDAVYLNSVFHWIADKRRALHEIHRVLKPGGRIGLNVQDPTKPHESRTLLRQAIEQAGFAERSSEAHRVLGATDDELKMLFVEAGLVDYRSDLRSLVDLHDDVSSALGWSEASAFGNFLGGFSTAEREAIERAFAGLVEAKRTPEGLRLERYLRFAFARKPEPRDSSPGL
- a CDS encoding FAD-dependent oxidoreductase — encoded protein: MCFSPDVDTAARETLRLIGPDPQNWIPDRQGIDHNVAIIGGGQSGSAFAFALRRAGIGKVTLIDAAGDAASSGPWLSSARMNKLRTPKGLPGPEPGLTGLSFQAWYEARHGAAAYEAIDRIARVDWAAYLDWYRSTLRINVRYRTRLLRVEPAADHLRLHLDLAGEARTETARKIILASGFPSNGGPSVPDVLSRNLPKELYAHTLEAIDFEKLRDRSVAVLGSAASAFDAAAVALEAGAREVHLFARRDRLASEPVIRTRGYPGAYDNYGSLPDALRWHQAIRFRRAGSTPPPDAVARAVKFPNFHLRLAAPWTSAKPFGRRLLATTPHGDIAFDFVIAGTGYRVDLAKTPELAAFSDNILLWRDRFSPSADEQDETLGAHPYLGSGHEFLEKAPGRAPYLRNIHVFNPAAFVSFGLPIGDVPSFKRDIPAVVAQISRDLFLDDLASHEARINAPIADDFEPALYAPAVWRTQSVVAAE
- a CDS encoding TauD/TfdA family dioxygenase codes for the protein MTDAITIDNVIPRADIVKRSARIGAEIRNIKLSGDLRDRTIAAINQVLLEHKVVFFRDQDHLDDAGQESFAVRLGKLVPHPTVGATKGTASILELDSGRGGGRADQWHTDVTFVDAYPKISVLRGVVIPEFGGDTIWSNTAASYLDLPAPLRKLADELWAVHSNAYDYAVKTRASEADRKHFEEVFTGTIYETEHPVVRVHPETGERTLVLGNFVQRFVGLSKYDSQKLFDLFQSHITAPENTVRWSWQQGDVVIWDNRATQHYAVNDYGDQHRVVRRATIDGEVPVSIDGRNSVTRVKSTKPQAKAA
- a CDS encoding ABC transporter substrate-binding protein, with the translated sequence MEIAISALRRLVAGLRARGWQLGLAALGLIGLVGSAMAEPQLERTEVRYQGWAGQVTFIELADDLGYLAPLKLKWIGNTISGPQDIQTVVTGDIDIGGAFYGAIIKLIAAKAPIKAVVGYYGSDDNTYNGYYVKDDSPIKTARDLIGKKVAVNTLGAHLEFVLREYLARNGLTPADAKQVTLVAIPPVTGEQVLRQGQVEVATLNGVLRDKALERGGIRRLFADTDIFGNFTGGSYVLRDKFIKDNPNTSRRLVEGVSRAIAWAQTTPPEEVRARFERIIADRKRNEDATPIKYWKSTGVATKGGVIGDAELQVWVDWLVKDGLLKPDQLKPSDLYTNEFNYFRPGKTAEAK